GGAAGCCAGGACCATATCTTCCACTGGAGTAGAAATGGAAGCATTGGTAGCAGTTCAAACCGCCTGCATGACCATATATGATATGTGCAAGGCGGTTCAAAAAGATATTGTTATTGATTCCTGCAGATTGATTTATAAAAGTGGGGGCAGAAGCGGGACTTTTGAGGCAGAGTAGTTTGATTTAGTGCTGCTTCTTAGTAATTTCAAAATAAACTGGACCCCGGATCAAGTCCGGGGTGACTGACACTTCCAGTAAGCACCTGACTTACTGCATATTATATCACCAGCTCATCCTGACTTTTGCGCCTGCATTAGTCATGTATTGCTTAAGTTCAGGAATTGTGTACTCACCGTAATGCACAATAGACGCAATCAAGGCTGCTGAAGCTTTACCCTGAGTTACGGCTTCAACCATGTGTTGCGGGTTTCCAGCTCCTCCTGAAGCAATTACAGGGATGCTGACGTGTTCTGAGATTATCCTTGTGAGGTTGAGCTCATAGCCATCTTTGGTTCCATCGGCATCGATGGAATTAATGCATAACTCTCCGGCACCGAGTCTCTCGGCCTCCTGGGCCCACCAAAGCGCGTCAATCCCCATATGTTTTCTGCCTCCGTGAATCACAATTTCATATCCTGAAGGAATATCCGGGGTTTTATCTACCTGAAGCACATCCATACCCACTACAATGCATTGCGAACCAAAGGCTTCAGCTCCCTGGCAAATAATGGAAGGATTTTTTACCGCTGCAGAGTTGACAGATACTTTTTCTGCTCCAGCCAGGAGTACTGCACGCATATCTTCAAGCTTGCTGATTCCGCCCCCTACAGAAAATGGAATAAAGATGGATGCCGCTACTTCTTCTACAACCTTGAGCATAATGCCCCGGCCTTCGGCAGAAGCTGTTATGTCATAAAAAACAATTTCATCAGCACCTTCTTCATAATATTTTCTTGCAGTTTCAACAGGGTCGCCAATATCAACATTACCCTTGAACTTGACTCCTTTGGTCAGTTTGCCGTCCCTGACGTCAAGACAGGGGATGATTCTTTTACTGAGCATTACATCTCTCCTGACAATAATTGTAAAAATTGGAAAGGATTTTCAGGCCTGGGCGTCCACTCTTTTCCGGGTGAAACTGCATGGCCCATAAGCCTGGTCTACCGTAAACAGAGCAGAATTCCATCCCGTATTGAGTGGTGCCCACAATGTAAGCAGGATCAGGCACAGGAAAGAAACTATGCACAAAATAGAACTCAGCATCCTCAGGTACTCCTTCAAACAGCAAGCATTCCTTAACCAGTTTAACACTGTTCCAGCCCATATGAGGTATATTGATTGGATCACCTGCTTCATCCATGGTGCTGGTGGAAAAACGGTTGCATCTTCCAGGAACTATTCCCAGAGTTTTTGTACTGTTTTCCGTGCTTTCATCCAAAATGATCTGACACCCGAGGCAGATTCCCAACATGGGTTTGCCGGCCAGGATCAGCGATTTTATGGTCTGGTGAAGGTTGCTGGCTTTGAGGTTGCGCATGGCAGAGCCTGCCGCACCCACTCCAGGAAAGATAAAACCGGTTGATGAGTCCAGCACTTTGGGATCGCTGGTAATGCGGTTGGGAATATTGAGATGGTCAAGGGCACGTTTGACGCTTGTCAGGTTGCCTGCCCTGTAGTCTAAGATTGCTATCATGCTCATTACCTTCCAATGTTAGTAATTTATTGCCTCGGCCACCGGGGAAAGGCATTTTGCCGACCATAAGCCGTAAAACAGCCGGACTGTCCGACGGCAAAAGAGCTAGTCCCCTTCCAGTTTAAACACAGTGTCACTGTAGTGGCAACAAACTTATCTGATTTGATCTGCCCAGTCTCTGGTTTCAAACCAGTAATGCTTTCTTTGTTTCAGCCACCCTTCAGCTTGAACAAACCTGATCCAGTTATCGAGAAAGTTAATTATGTCGTAGTCACCTTTTCTAACAGCAAAACCAATAGGTTCCTGAGTAAAGTTCTCTTCAATGGGTACAAAAAGACGGTCAGGGTGCTGGATAGCCTGAAAAGCCGGCAGGGGTGCGGAAGCAACAACTGCGTGGACACGTCCGTTCATCAGTTCCTGAATAGCCTGGGCTTCATCATCAAAAAGCCTTAAAGAAGCCTCAGGCATGAAATCGCCTGCGGCTGACGCAGCAGTTGTTCCAAGTCTGGCAGCTATGGTGACATCAGAACTGTTAAAATCATCTAAGCTGGTAAAGCCTTTGGCCTTTTGTTTATGCGCGACTATGGACATTCCTGAATAATCATATGGCATGGAAAAGTTAACTTTTAGATTGCGATCTGGCCGAATGCCCATGCCGCCGATAATTATATCAAACTTACCAGTAAGCAGAGCGGGTATAATTCCTGACCATCTTGTTGGAACAAACTCAACATTTACTCCCATATCCTGGGCCAGTCTTGTAGCTACATCAATTTCAAAGCCGATAAACTCTCCCTCTTTACTCTGCATGGCCCAGGGTACAAATGTTGACATGCCGACTCTCATTACGCCGCGTTTCATAACCTGTTCAAG
This DNA window, taken from Desulfonatronovibrio magnus, encodes the following:
- the hisF gene encoding imidazole glycerol phosphate synthase subunit HisF yields the protein MLSKRIIPCLDVRDGKLTKGVKFKGNVDIGDPVETARKYYEEGADEIVFYDITASAEGRGIMLKVVEEVAASIFIPFSVGGGISKLEDMRAVLLAGAEKVSVNSAAVKNPSIICQGAEAFGSQCIVVGMDVLQVDKTPDIPSGYEIVIHGGRKHMGIDALWWAQEAERLGAGELCINSIDADGTKDGYELNLTRIISEHVSIPVIASGGAGNPQHMVEAVTQGKASAALIASIVHYGEYTIPELKQYMTNAGAKVRMSW
- the hisH gene encoding imidazole glycerol phosphate synthase subunit HisH, translated to MIAILDYRAGNLTSVKRALDHLNIPNRITSDPKVLDSSTGFIFPGVGAAGSAMRNLKASNLHQTIKSLILAGKPMLGICLGCQIILDESTENSTKTLGIVPGRCNRFSTSTMDEAGDPINIPHMGWNSVKLVKECLLFEGVPEDAEFYFVHSFFPVPDPAYIVGTTQYGMEFCSVYGRPGLWAMQFHPEKSGRPGLKILSNFYNYCQERCNAQ
- a CDS encoding transporter substrate-binding domain-containing protein; protein product: MSYLKPVILSIFILFFIAGSAYSSQVRSQLAQESTLEQVMKRGVMRVGMSTFVPWAMQSKEGEFIGFEIDVATRLAQDMGVNVEFVPTRWSGIIPALLTGKFDIIIGGMGIRPDRNLKVNFSMPYDYSGMSIVAHKQKAKGFTSLDDFNSSDVTIAARLGTTAASAAGDFMPEASLRLFDDEAQAIQELMNGRVHAVVASAPLPAFQAIQHPDRLFVPIEENFTQEPIGFAVRKGDYDIINFLDNWIRFVQAEGWLKQRKHYWFETRDWADQIR